The proteins below come from a single Portunus trituberculatus isolate SZX2019 chromosome 2, ASM1759143v1, whole genome shotgun sequence genomic window:
- the LOC123506770 gene encoding zinc finger protein 510-like, producing MACVGGSDGAVEAVILSSSIDEQQQQQSTSGGMGRRRRGGEQSKVKPASGVLRGEKLECQQCDKTFGSRQGLWYHVLTHKGVRNYTCDECGKKFIQKSDLTSHILTHSGVRNYKCDECGKKFTKKSSLTTHSLAHSGGNIRNQECELCGKKFIKKSNLSRHIEAHTGARNHVCSVCGGKFTQKSSLNMHVRTHSGVRSFQCGECGKTFIRKSHLTSHSLTHRGANTSRQSK from the coding sequence ATGGCGTGTGTGGGCGGGAGTGATGGTGCGGTGGAGGCTGTGATCCTTAGCAGCAGCATAGatgagcagcaacagcagcagtcaACCTCAGGAGGAATGGGGAGGCGCAGGCGTGGTGGTGAGCAGAGCAAGGTGAAGCCAGCCAGCGGTGTCCTCAGAGGAGAGAAGTTAGAGTGTCAGCAGTGTGACAAAACATTTGGGTCCAGACAGGGGCTGTGGTACCACGTCCTCACACACAAAGGCGTCAGAAATTACACGTGTGATgagtgtggaaagaaatttataCAAAAATctgacctcacctcacacaTACTAACACACAGTGGCGTTAGGAATTATAAGTGTGATgaatgtggcaagaaattcaCCAAGAAgtcttccctcaccacacacagcctggcACACAGCGGTGGTAACATTAGAAATCAGGAGTGTGAGCTGTGTGGCAAGAAATTCATCAAGAAATCAAACCTCAGCAGACATATTGAGGCACACACCGGTGctaggaaccatgtgtgctctGTGTGCGGGGGAAAGTTCACCCAAAAGTCTTCCCTAAACATGCACGTCCGGAcccacagtggtgttaggagcttccagtgtggtgagtgtgggaagacATTTATCAGAAAATCCCATCTAACCTCACACAGCTTGACTCACCGTGGGGCAAACACTTCAAGGCAAAGCAAGTGA